A single genomic interval of Adhaeribacter pallidiroseus harbors:
- the rsmG gene encoding 16S rRNA (guanine(527)-N(7))-methyltransferase RsmG — translation MDIIQHYFPEVSVHQLNQYAQLKHLLREWNLKINVISRKDTDAIAVHHILHSLGIAKVVQFPAGSAVLDVGTGGGLPGLPLAILFPEVKFHLIDSIGKKIHVVQSIAETLHVTNVKATHTRAEQVAEKYDFVVSRAVTRLAAFHPWIRTSYKKDPTSTHGLYYLKGGDLTDEIAESGLVATVYDLKDYFTEDFFETKKVVFVPVTH, via the coding sequence GTGGATATCATACAACATTATTTTCCGGAGGTAAGTGTGCACCAGCTGAACCAATATGCCCAATTAAAGCACCTGCTGCGCGAGTGGAATTTAAAAATTAACGTGATTTCGCGCAAAGATACGGATGCCATTGCGGTGCATCATATTTTACACTCCTTGGGCATTGCCAAAGTAGTGCAGTTTCCGGCGGGTTCGGCGGTGTTGGATGTAGGCACCGGTGGCGGTTTGCCTGGCTTGCCTTTAGCCATCTTGTTTCCGGAAGTAAAATTTCACTTGATTGATTCCATTGGTAAAAAAATCCACGTGGTGCAAAGCATTGCCGAAACCTTGCATGTAACCAATGTAAAAGCTACGCATACGCGCGCGGAACAAGTTGCCGAAAAGTACGACTTTGTGGTGAGCCGGGCCGTAACCCGGCTGGCCGCCTTTCATCCCTGGATCCGGACCAGTTACAAAAAAGACCCGACCTCCACCCACGGATTGTACTACCTCAAAGGCGGCGACCTCACCGATGAAATTGCCGAATCCGGGTTAGTAGCCACGGTGTACGATTTGAAGGATTACTTCACCGAAGATTTTTTCGAAACCAAAAAAGTAGTGTTTGTACCGGTTACGCATTAA
- a CDS encoding FkbM family methyltransferase, which produces MILLSQLNQVEKIATSSKLSRLAANPYRYAVAIGFRKLFYPLQKKGLLVQAQTFWEEPFLVELPAGTDIYLTGGKADESEIRLARYLIKTLKPGDIFIDIGSHFGYFSRLALRILQGHGKIMAIEPSRKTFSLLQKNLAGYAAATALNCLIGAENTTKEFFEFPTTYSEYNTAFPEQFKEKDWYQKAVVQRYAVACKTLDSLVAEYNMSPTLIKIDTEGSELAVIQGAQQLLARNKTVALVMEHLSKARHNQPHVQATALLQTHGFRPFVIAPDGTLVSCDDVEQHLAKTNRDSDNIVYTYRH; this is translated from the coding sequence ATGATATTACTTTCCCAATTAAATCAAGTAGAAAAAATTGCCACAAGTTCTAAGTTAAGCAGACTTGCTGCTAATCCTTATCGCTATGCGGTTGCCATTGGTTTCCGGAAACTTTTCTACCCTTTGCAAAAAAAAGGTTTGTTGGTGCAGGCGCAAACGTTCTGGGAAGAGCCTTTTCTGGTAGAATTACCGGCGGGAACGGATATTTATTTAACGGGCGGCAAAGCCGATGAGTCCGAGATCCGGTTGGCCCGCTATTTAATTAAAACGCTAAAACCTGGCGATATCTTTATCGATATTGGGAGTCATTTCGGCTATTTCTCCCGCCTGGCCCTCCGGATTTTACAAGGCCACGGGAAAATAATGGCCATTGAACCTTCCAGAAAAACTTTTTCGCTGTTGCAGAAAAACCTGGCAGGTTATGCCGCGGCTACGGCCCTTAATTGCTTAATCGGGGCCGAAAATACTACCAAGGAATTTTTTGAATTTCCCACCACCTATTCGGAGTATAATACGGCCTTTCCGGAGCAGTTTAAAGAAAAAGATTGGTATCAAAAAGCAGTTGTTCAGCGCTACGCCGTAGCTTGTAAAACCCTGGATAGTCTTGTGGCGGAATATAACATGAGTCCAACGCTCATTAAAATAGATACAGAAGGCTCGGAATTAGCGGTTATTCAGGGAGCCCAGCAGCTGCTTGCCCGGAACAAAACAGTAGCCCTGGTGATGGAGCATCTGAGTAAAGCGCGCCATAACCAACCCCACGTACAGGCTACCGCCCTTTTGCAAACTCATGGGTTTCGCCCTTTTGTAATTGCCCCGGATGGAACTCTGGTTAGCTGTGATGATGTGGAGCAACATCTGGCTAAAACCAATAGAGATAGCGATAATATAGTTTACACCTACCGCCATTAA
- a CDS encoding homocysteine S-methyltransferase family protein, with protein sequence MAKYRDHLPQLQESTFLTDGGLETTLIFHEGIALPFFAAFPLLLTPEGKQILQKYYRRYLTIAQHYHTGFVLETPTWRASLDWGQKMGYSTGQLENINRLAVTELELLRQELEQSDLSIVISGCLGPRGDGYAISTKMTALEAQEYHLPQIKTFSQTNADVVSAFTLNYTEEATGIINAAKACNMPVVISYTVETDGNLPSGEPLKYAIQEVDKLTDQYPVYYMINCAHPDHFKNKFTAPEAWVSRIKGIRANASAKSHAELDEAEQLDIGDKQELANGYQLLKYLLPQLTVIGGCCGTDHTHLEKICQTWFQAS encoded by the coding sequence ATGGCAAAGTACCGGGACCACTTACCACAACTACAGGAATCTACTTTTTTAACGGACGGCGGTTTAGAAACTACCCTGATTTTTCACGAGGGGATAGCGTTGCCCTTTTTTGCCGCCTTTCCTTTGCTTTTAACTCCCGAAGGAAAACAAATTTTACAAAAGTACTACCGCCGCTATTTAACTATTGCGCAGCACTATCATACTGGGTTTGTATTGGAAACCCCTACCTGGCGCGCTAGCCTGGATTGGGGGCAAAAGATGGGTTACTCCACCGGTCAACTAGAGAATATAAACCGGCTCGCGGTAACAGAACTGGAATTACTACGGCAAGAATTGGAACAGTCCGATCTGTCCATTGTGATCAGCGGGTGCCTGGGGCCGCGGGGCGATGGGTACGCTATTTCCACCAAAATGACTGCTTTGGAAGCGCAGGAGTACCACCTACCCCAAATAAAAACCTTTAGCCAAACCAACGCCGATGTGGTTTCGGCTTTTACCTTAAATTATACCGAAGAAGCCACCGGCATAATTAATGCGGCCAAAGCGTGTAATATGCCGGTCGTGATTTCTTATACCGTAGAAACCGACGGCAACCTACCCAGCGGGGAACCTTTGAAATACGCAATTCAGGAAGTAGATAAATTAACGGATCAATACCCGGTTTATTACATGATCAACTGCGCGCATCCAGATCATTTTAAAAATAAATTTACCGCTCCGGAAGCATGGGTTAGCCGCATAAAAGGTATTCGGGCCAATGCGTCCGCCAAAAGCCACGCCGAACTGGATGAAGCCGAACAGTTAGACATTGGTGACAAACAGGAACTGGCTAACGGCTATCAACTACTAAAGTACCTGTTACCGCAGCTTACCGTAATAGGCGGGTGCTGTGGCACCGACCATACCCACTTGGAAAAAATCTGCCAAACCTGGTTTCAAGCTTCTTAA
- a CDS encoding formylglycine-generating enzyme family protein, translating to MKTHFRPVDLALISDGMIQIPAGIVDMRDDRMKEQWLVPIESFYLAKFPVTQDLYFSVTGQNPSAFLGEKLPVETVSWQEAVIFCNRLSELLKRTPCYSLYPEAESITFNAQADGFRLPTEAEWQFACQANVKQVRYGEINDMAWYKENAHRQTQPVGRKQPNPWGLYDMLGNVWEWCTDIYDETVYGSYRIFRGGGWCDEERSVMATTRRRSHPGAFKIDDLGFRIAANLDF from the coding sequence GTGAAAACTCATTTTAGGCCGGTTGATCTTGCCTTGATAAGCGACGGGATGATTCAAATACCCGCCGGCATTGTAGACATGCGGGACGACCGGATGAAAGAGCAATGGCTGGTTCCCATCGAGTCGTTTTACCTGGCCAAGTTTCCGGTAACGCAGGATTTATATTTTTCGGTTACCGGACAAAACCCCAGCGCATTCTTAGGGGAAAAGTTACCCGTCGAAACCGTTTCGTGGCAAGAGGCCGTTATTTTTTGTAACCGCTTATCTGAACTACTGAAGCGTACGCCGTGCTATTCCCTATATCCAGAGGCAGAATCTATAACATTTAACGCTCAAGCAGATGGGTTTAGGTTGCCAACCGAAGCTGAATGGCAGTTTGCTTGCCAGGCAAATGTAAAACAAGTGCGCTACGGCGAAATTAACGACATGGCCTGGTATAAAGAAAACGCTCACCGGCAAACCCAGCCGGTTGGTAGAAAACAACCTAACCCCTGGGGACTATACGATATGCTGGGCAACGTGTGGGAATGGTGCACCGATATTTACGATGAAACGGTTTATGGCTCCTATCGCATTTTTAGAGGTGGCGGCTGGTGCGATGAGGAACGTAGTGTAATGGCCACTACCCGGCGCAGAAGCCACCCGGGAGCTTTTAAAATTGATGACTTAGGATTTAGAATTGCGGCGAACCTGGATTTTTAA
- a CDS encoding RNA polymerase sigma factor codes for MEVNKQFSAKAKHDFKLIQSAVEDGDEKAYAELMSIYKKPVYHVVLKMVRNPDDAEDLTIEAFAKAFRNLHKFNPEYAFSTWLFRIATNNCIDFIRKNKIKTMSIDSAIKIDNGDEINIDFKDTNLTPQENAIKNQKIEIMQFVVAKLPDKYQRLVTLRYFDELSYEEIATELNAPLGTVKAQLHRARELLYDMIKNKKHLI; via the coding sequence ATGGAAGTAAATAAGCAATTCTCTGCGAAAGCAAAACACGATTTTAAACTCATTCAATCGGCGGTTGAAGATGGTGACGAAAAAGCCTACGCCGAACTGATGAGTATTTATAAAAAACCCGTATACCACGTGGTTTTAAAAATGGTGCGCAACCCCGACGATGCCGAAGATTTAACCATCGAGGCTTTTGCGAAAGCATTTCGGAACCTGCACAAATTTAATCCGGAGTATGCTTTTAGTACCTGGCTCTTCCGGATTGCCACTAATAACTGCATTGATTTTATCCGCAAGAATAAAATCAAAACCATGAGCATCGACTCCGCCATTAAAATTGATAACGGCGACGAGATTAATATTGATTTTAAAGATACCAATCTTACTCCGCAGGAAAACGCAATTAAAAACCAAAAAATTGAAATCATGCAGTTTGTAGTAGCCAAACTGCCCGATAAATACCAGCGTTTGGTAACCTTGCGCTATTTCGACGAGTTATCGTACGAAGAAATTGCCACCGAGCTTAATGCGCCACTGGGAACGGTAAAAGCCCAGTTACACCGCGCCCGCGAGTTGCTCTATGACATGATCAAAAACAAAAAGCACCTGATTTAA
- a CDS encoding arginase family protein codes for MNEVVIVEFPSNLGLKEPTPGQEPGVRNLPDWLNQQQFHEKLKPKQVFRLAAPTYCALPDPETGVLNINALAQYAQDQASMLFPLLEQQFLVVIGGDCSILLGSALALKQKGTYALFYLDGHTDFMEPTLSRTGGVGGMAAAMVAGYGPAKLTQINQQGPYIPEEFVWCVGNREYDAEYEKVIQDSRATYVSLALLRQTGEIHMASAFLKKVSALKLDGFWLHLDVDVLDDALMPAVDSRSPGGLSYPQLHNLLTPLIASPKLAGLEITILDPDLDPTGQYTQAFVTNFVSTFINARKSVIY; via the coding sequence ATGAATGAGGTAGTTATTGTGGAATTTCCTTCTAACCTGGGTTTAAAAGAACCAACTCCGGGCCAAGAGCCGGGTGTTAGAAACCTGCCGGATTGGTTAAATCAACAGCAATTTCACGAGAAGTTAAAACCCAAACAAGTGTTCCGGCTGGCAGCCCCCACGTATTGCGCGCTACCTGATCCGGAAACCGGGGTTTTAAATATAAATGCTTTAGCTCAATATGCCCAGGATCAGGCGAGCATGCTCTTCCCCTTACTGGAGCAGCAGTTTTTAGTAGTAATTGGGGGCGATTGCAGCATTTTACTCGGCAGCGCGCTGGCCTTAAAACAAAAAGGTACCTACGCTTTATTTTACCTCGACGGCCACACGGATTTTATGGAACCCACGCTTTCCCGTACCGGTGGAGTAGGGGGTATGGCCGCGGCCATGGTGGCGGGGTATGGCCCCGCCAAACTTACCCAGATCAACCAGCAAGGTCCGTACATTCCGGAAGAGTTTGTGTGGTGCGTGGGTAACCGGGAGTACGACGCCGAATACGAAAAAGTAATTCAGGATTCCCGGGCAACTTACGTAAGTTTAGCCTTATTGCGGCAGACCGGCGAAATACATATGGCAAGTGCATTTTTAAAAAAAGTTAGCGCGCTTAAACTTGATGGTTTCTGGCTGCATCTGGACGTAGATGTACTGGATGATGCCCTAATGCCAGCCGTGGATAGCCGCTCACCCGGTGGTTTATCCTATCCGCAACTACATAATTTACTTACTCCCTTAATTGCCAGTCCGAAGCTGGCCGGGTTAGAAATTACTATCCTGGACCCGGATTTAGACCCAACAGGCCAATATACGCAAGCCTTTGTTACTAATTTTGTAAGTACTTTTATTAACGCCCGCAAATCGGTTATTTATTAA
- a CDS encoding glycosyltransferase — protein sequence MLSLLLILLLCVLVQVGYTFYYFYSLAHYTAPEPTANQLPVSVIISAHNEYQNLQQLLPALLAQDYAIFEVVVINDRSTDETADLLREWQAQYSQIRVVTVYDTPAEFNSKKYALTLGIRVARYEYLLLTDADCKPLTNKWIAAMQSSFSTGADIILGYSPYLKLPGFLNNLIRYETLLTAIQYLSFSLKNNAYMAVGRNVAYTKTCFYQTKGFASHIKFLGGDDDLFVQNAVAHSSPAIAISTNAQTVSIPKQTYSEWITQKRRHLRVGLQYKWTDRLRIGTFMLSNIIFYIILLVMLLLQQYLWLLGILFFVRGIVLLTAYARIARKLNEKLPVIGIVFMDAAYFLHYLFLGVSVVLFKKVRWK from the coding sequence TTGCTCTCTCTACTGTTGATTTTGCTTTTGTGCGTGTTGGTGCAGGTGGGTTATACCTTTTATTACTTTTATTCTTTAGCGCATTATACGGCTCCCGAACCTACCGCTAACCAGTTACCGGTTTCGGTAATTATCAGTGCTCACAACGAGTACCAGAATTTGCAACAGCTTTTACCGGCCTTGCTCGCTCAGGATTACGCAATCTTCGAAGTAGTAGTCATTAATGACCGGTCTACGGACGAAACCGCCGATTTACTCCGGGAATGGCAGGCGCAATATTCCCAGATTCGGGTCGTAACTGTTTATGATACGCCGGCCGAATTTAATTCAAAAAAATATGCCTTAACTTTAGGTATTCGGGTAGCCCGTTATGAGTACTTATTACTAACCGATGCGGATTGTAAACCTTTAACCAATAAGTGGATAGCGGCCATGCAAAGTAGTTTTTCTACTGGGGCCGACATAATCCTGGGGTACTCGCCGTATCTAAAATTACCGGGTTTTCTGAACAATTTAATCCGTTATGAAACATTGCTGACGGCAATTCAGTATTTATCATTTTCCCTGAAAAATAATGCCTATATGGCCGTTGGCCGAAATGTAGCCTACACGAAAACATGTTTTTATCAAACCAAAGGATTTGCTTCTCATATTAAGTTTTTAGGAGGTGATGATGATTTATTTGTGCAGAATGCCGTAGCTCACAGCTCCCCAGCCATTGCCATCAGTACCAATGCCCAAACGGTAAGTATACCCAAGCAAACCTATTCCGAATGGATAACCCAAAAGCGGCGCCACCTGCGGGTTGGATTACAGTATAAATGGACCGATAGGTTACGAATTGGAACTTTTATGCTGTCGAACATTATTTTTTATATAATTTTGTTAGTTATGCTATTATTGCAGCAATATTTATGGCTGCTCGGCATACTTTTTTTTGTACGAGGCATCGTTCTATTAACAGCTTATGCCCGTATTGCCCGGAAACTAAATGAAAAGCTGCCGGTTATAGGAATAGTATTCATGGATGCGGCTTATTTTTTGCATTACCTTTTTCTGGGCGTATCTGTTGTATTGTTTAAAAAAGTAAGATGGAAGTAA
- a CDS encoding endonuclease III domain-containing protein, producing the protein MNPANEQLSPAEKTWQTHETLNELYGVLDLRKPRREPIHELISTMLSHRTTHANEETAYYRMRELFPTWPEVMVAPLEELTQALQTAQYPGPKAINIQKTLRLIQEKAPDFSLHFLEEMSVDEAMKWLMDLPGVGLKTATLLLLFNFHKPVLPVDTHVFRVSQRIGLIGAKVSAEKAHTILLDMLPKEAPLLFNFHKHLYWHGQRICTWKGPKCEECPVCPICNYCQEVRQKGIDKKARNS; encoded by the coding sequence ATGAACCCAGCAAATGAGCAATTAAGCCCGGCCGAAAAAACCTGGCAGACCCACGAAACGCTAAACGAACTTTACGGCGTACTGGACTTGCGCAAACCCCGGCGCGAGCCTATCCACGAGTTAATCTCCACCATGTTATCGCACCGGACTACCCACGCCAACGAAGAAACGGCTTATTACCGCATGCGCGAATTGTTTCCTACCTGGCCCGAGGTAATGGTAGCCCCTCTGGAAGAATTAACCCAAGCTTTGCAAACCGCCCAATATCCGGGCCCCAAAGCCATTAACATTCAAAAAACGTTGCGGCTAATCCAGGAAAAAGCGCCGGATTTTTCCTTGCATTTTCTGGAAGAAATGTCGGTAGATGAAGCCATGAAATGGTTAATGGATTTGCCGGGTGTAGGTTTAAAAACGGCTACTTTGCTCTTGCTTTTTAATTTTCATAAGCCGGTATTACCCGTGGATACCCACGTGTTCCGGGTAAGCCAACGAATAGGGTTAATCGGCGCTAAAGTTTCCGCCGAAAAAGCGCACACCATTTTGCTGGATATGCTGCCCAAAGAAGCGCCTTTGTTGTTTAATTTTCACAAACACCTGTATTGGCACGGCCAGCGTATCTGCACCTGGAAAGGACCAAAATGTGAGGAATGCCCCGTATGCCCCATCTGTAACTACTGCCAGGAAGTACGACAGAAAGGCATCGATAAGAAAGCACGGAACAGTTGA
- a CDS encoding DUF1304 domain-containing protein: protein MALLAKIMIGLIALEHVYILWMEMFAWETAGRKTFKGALPDDLFKKTKILAANQGLYNGFLAAGLIWTFFIADATWRVNVAVFFLVCVSVAGVYGAFSASRKIFWVQALPALIALLLLFLANF from the coding sequence ATGGCGCTTCTGGCAAAAATAATGATTGGATTAATTGCTCTGGAGCATGTGTATATTTTATGGATGGAAATGTTTGCCTGGGAAACCGCCGGAAGAAAAACTTTTAAAGGAGCGCTACCCGACGATTTATTTAAAAAAACAAAAATTTTGGCGGCCAATCAAGGCCTTTATAATGGTTTTTTAGCCGCCGGTTTAATCTGGACGTTCTTTATTGCCGATGCTACCTGGCGCGTTAACGTAGCCGTTTTCTTTTTAGTTTGCGTGAGTGTGGCGGGCGTCTACGGCGCCTTTTCGGCCAGCCGGAAGATATTTTGGGTGCAGGCTTTGCCCGCGCTTATCGCCTTATTATTGTTGTTCCTGGCAAACTTTTAG
- the aac(6') gene encoding aminoglycoside 6'-N-acetyltransferase, with product MHLAAKEFIITAQPEHLEELVTMGIDLWPDYTAADLRTTFRQILASEKFIVFLYSYQEAFVGFLYVGLRTDYVEGSESSPTGYVEGIYVKPAFRRQGISRQLLQAGEAWVKAKGCTQMGSDIYSNNTVSYDFHTRVGFQETARLITFIKDLN from the coding sequence ATGCATTTAGCAGCCAAAGAATTTATCATAACGGCCCAACCCGAACACTTAGAAGAACTGGTAACCATGGGTATCGATTTATGGCCGGATTATACCGCGGCCGATTTAAGAACTACCTTCCGGCAAATTTTAGCCTCTGAAAAGTTTATTGTGTTTTTGTATAGTTACCAGGAAGCATTCGTGGGTTTCTTGTACGTCGGCCTTCGGACCGATTACGTAGAAGGATCGGAGAGCAGCCCCACGGGTTACGTGGAGGGTATTTACGTGAAACCGGCTTTCCGGCGGCAGGGCATTTCCCGGCAACTACTGCAGGCCGGCGAAGCATGGGTAAAAGCTAAAGGTTGTACACAAATGGGCTCCGATATTTATTCGAATAATACGGTTAGTTACGATTTTCACACCCGCGTGGGCTTTCAGGAAACCGCCCGGTTAATTACGTTTATCAAAGATTTAAATTAA
- a CDS encoding VOC family protein: MEPKALSIRPFIGAKDFAVSRSFYRALGFEEVVLSSNRSLFKIDQMGFYLQDYYVEDWINNSMIFLEVTNVEDYWNKLVLLNLPATYRGVKIMPIQNHDWGQECFLHDPSGVLWHFGQFTSR, from the coding sequence ATGGAGCCCAAAGCTCTCTCTATTCGTCCGTTTATTGGCGCAAAAGATTTTGCAGTATCCCGAAGTTTCTACCGCGCGCTGGGTTTCGAAGAAGTGGTTTTATCTTCAAATAGGTCTTTGTTCAAAATTGACCAAATGGGTTTTTATTTGCAAGACTATTACGTAGAAGATTGGATAAATAATTCCATGATTTTTCTGGAAGTAACTAACGTAGAGGATTACTGGAACAAACTTGTCCTTTTAAATTTACCGGCTACCTACCGCGGCGTAAAAATAATGCCTATTCAAAATCATGATTGGGGCCAAGAATGCTTTTTGCACGATCCGTCCGGGGTTCTCTGGCACTTCGGCCAGTTTACCAGTCGGTAA